In Pongo abelii isolate AG06213 chromosome 5, NHGRI_mPonAbe1-v2.0_pri, whole genome shotgun sequence, a single genomic region encodes these proteins:
- the LOC100449856 gene encoding glutathione S-transferase A1-like: MYCFCFQFEEKFLESAKDLEKLRNDGSLLFHQVPMVEIDRMKLVLTRAILNYIASKYNLCGKDIKERALVNMYMEGRAGLSEKLLHYSLHPPEEKDTKLALIKEGTTSHYFPVFEAVLKSHEQDYLFGNKLSQADIHLVELLYHMEELDSSLISNFPLLKAVLCALWALKIRISKLPTVKKFLQPGSLRKLPTDAKGLEEATKIFKV; this comes from the exons ATGTACTGTTTCTGCTTCCAGTTTGAAGAGAAAtttctggaatctgcaaaagATTTGGAAAAGTTAAGAAATG atGGGAGTTTGTTGTTCCACCAAGTGCCAATGGTTGAGATTGACAGGATGAAGCTGGTGCTGACCAGAGCCATTCTCAACTACATTGCCAGCAAATACAACCTCTGTGGGAAAGACATAAAGGAGAGA gctct GGTCAATATGTATATGGAAGGTAGGGCAGGTTTGAGTGAAAAGCTTCTTCATTACTCATTGCATCCACCTGAGGAAAAAGATACAAAGCTTGCCCTGATCAAAGAAGGAACAACAAGCCATTATTTTCCTGTCTTTGAAGCT GTGTTGAAGAGCCATGAACAAGACTACCTCTTTGGCAACAAGCTGAGCCAGGCTGACATTCACCTGGTCGAACTTCTCTACCATATGGAAGAGCTTGACTCCAGCCTCATCTCCAACTTCCCTCTGCTGAAG GCTGTGCTTTGTGCATTGTGGGCCCTGAAAATCAGAATCAGCAAACTCCCCACAGTGAAGAAGTTTTTGCAGCCTGGCAGCCTGAGGAAGCTTCCCACAGATGCGAAAGGTTTGGAAGAAGCAACGAAGATTTTCAAGGTTTAA